Proteins co-encoded in one Alphaproteobacteria bacterium genomic window:
- a CDS encoding DUF2252 domain-containing protein, protein MSVSRIRSSARILSVAARYDIGKKLRGKIRRADHAEWSPPASRRDPIAILVETSRHRIPELLAIRYGRMAASPFAFLRGAAAVMAADLASTRDTGLRVQTCGDCHLANFGSYESPEGNVVFDINDFDETLPAPFEWDIKRLATSIVLAGRDAGLPGKSCAAAARNSVAAYRKHMSTLVKLPPAEAWRSRTDLIGALAEIDDRRVRKREEQRLEKARGYPADGLYGISRARGKWRINDKRPLVYHFDDKRSGVHDLAARAVFANYAETLMEDRRILLDRFRLVDVAFKVVGIGSVGTFCAVGLFMTADDQPLRLQIKEAAQSVLAPYAGASVYRNQGERVVVGQRLIQAASDIFLGWTQDRKSKRDFYVRHLKNAPLANIAEEIQATALEFYARLCGRTLARAHARSGDAARISGYLGNSSAFDEAISDFAVAYADQSARDHQALLAAIKAGRMSAKAT, encoded by the coding sequence ATGAGCGTATCGCGCATCAGGTCTAGCGCGCGCATTTTGTCCGTCGCCGCCCGGTATGACATCGGCAAGAAACTGCGCGGGAAAATACGCCGCGCGGATCACGCAGAATGGTCGCCCCCGGCTTCCCGACGCGATCCAATTGCAATCCTCGTAGAAACAAGCCGTCATCGCATTCCGGAATTGTTAGCCATCCGCTATGGCCGCATGGCGGCTTCTCCCTTCGCGTTCCTGCGCGGCGCGGCGGCGGTAATGGCGGCCGACCTTGCCTCGACGCGCGACACGGGGCTGCGGGTGCAAACCTGCGGCGATTGTCATCTCGCGAATTTTGGCTCGTACGAATCGCCGGAGGGTAACGTCGTCTTCGATATCAACGATTTCGACGAAACGCTGCCGGCGCCCTTCGAGTGGGATATTAAGCGTTTGGCCACGAGCATCGTCCTTGCCGGCCGTGACGCCGGCCTTCCCGGAAAATCCTGCGCTGCCGCCGCCCGGAACTCCGTCGCCGCCTATCGCAAGCATATGTCCACCCTTGTGAAGCTCCCACCGGCCGAAGCCTGGCGTTCGCGCACGGATTTGATCGGGGCACTTGCCGAAATCGACGATCGCCGGGTGCGCAAACGCGAGGAGCAGCGCCTCGAAAAAGCCAGGGGATATCCGGCAGATGGGCTCTACGGTATCTCACGAGCCAGAGGGAAGTGGCGAATCAATGATAAGCGGCCCCTCGTTTATCACTTCGACGACAAACGAAGCGGCGTGCACGACCTCGCGGCCCGTGCTGTCTTCGCAAACTATGCTGAGACCCTCATGGAGGATCGCCGCATATTGCTCGATCGCTTCAGGCTTGTCGACGTTGCATTCAAGGTCGTCGGAATCGGGAGTGTCGGCACCTTCTGCGCGGTCGGCCTATTCATGACCGCAGACGATCAACCGCTGAGGCTTCAAATCAAGGAAGCCGCTCAATCGGTTCTAGCACCCTATGCGGGAGCGAGTGTGTACAGAAATCAGGGTGAACGCGTTGTCGTCGGCCAACGTCTGATTCAGGCGGCAAGCGATATTTTCCTGGGCTGGACACAAGACCGCAAATCCAAACGCGATTTTTACGTGCGCCACCTCAAGAACGCGCCGCTCGCCAATATTGCGGAAGAGATTCAAGCGACGGCGCTCGAATTCTATGCCCGACTCTGTGGCCGTACGCTGGCCCGCGCGCATGCCCGCTCCGGCGATGCGGCGCGGATTTCGGGGTATTTGGGCAATAGCAGCGCTTTCGATGAAGCGATCTCGGATTTCGCAGTCGCGTATGCGGATCAAAGCGCACGCGATCACCAGGCGCTGCTCGCGGCGATCAAGGCTGGCCGGATGAGCGCAAAGGCAACGTAG
- a CDS encoding aromatic ring-hydroxylating dioxygenase subunit alpha: MPIQNMPAQLNLPARYYVESDIYESERQRIFRRHWHMLGPASAVSEPSQYLATELAGWKLFLLRGEDGILRAFHNVCRHRGARLLEEGQGRCTMLRCPYHLWVYDQDGSLRTAPWFGEDPGFRLEDWPLQVVSVETWRGLVFASPAPGISLLEQLGDLPDEVADYPIESFKAVATERFLMKSNWKTYTDNFVEGYHVPGIHPALNKVIEFEKFETIARRNVVRMTAPQRDGSIYGGKWLWAWPNWTLSVFPGGMNTSRINPVSASETELVYDFYFADTSPTRAPQRQRTIETNCAIVRQDFGICEHTQRNYASGAYVPGPLSPRHEQSVAYFQHKVLETLTDSREAAE, encoded by the coding sequence ATGCCTATTCAGAACATGCCCGCGCAACTGAATTTGCCAGCGCGCTATTATGTAGAATCCGACATCTACGAGTCCGAGCGGCAGCGGATTTTCCGGCGCCATTGGCACATGCTCGGGCCGGCATCCGCCGTGTCCGAGCCCAGCCAATATCTCGCGACTGAACTCGCCGGTTGGAAGCTTTTTTTGCTGCGCGGAGAGGACGGCATCTTGCGCGCATTCCACAATGTTTGCCGTCACCGGGGCGCCCGTTTGTTGGAAGAGGGGCAAGGGCGCTGCACGATGCTCCGCTGCCCCTATCATCTCTGGGTTTACGATCAGGACGGCTCGCTACGAACGGCACCGTGGTTCGGCGAAGACCCCGGTTTTCGTCTCGAGGATTGGCCGCTGCAGGTGGTCTCGGTCGAGACGTGGCGGGGGCTTGTTTTCGCGTCACCGGCGCCGGGGATCAGCTTGCTCGAACAGCTCGGAGACCTTCCGGATGAAGTTGCCGATTATCCGATCGAATCGTTTAAAGCGGTTGCAACCGAGCGCTTTCTTATGAAATCCAACTGGAAGACCTATACCGACAATTTCGTCGAGGGGTACCACGTGCCCGGAATCCATCCAGCACTCAACAAAGTGATCGAGTTCGAGAAGTTCGAGACGATCGCACGACGAAACGTCGTGCGTATGACAGCGCCGCAGCGCGATGGCTCGATTTATGGCGGCAAATGGCTTTGGGCGTGGCCCAACTGGACCCTTTCTGTTTTTCCCGGCGGCATGAACACCAGCCGGATCAATCCGGTCTCAGCCTCCGAAACGGAACTTGTCTATGATTTTTACTTCGCCGATACCTCCCCCACCCGCGCACCGCAGCGCCAGCGCACAATAGAGACAAATTGCGCGATCGTTCGACAGGATTTCGGTATCTGCGAGCATACACAGCGAAACTACGCGTCGGGTGCCTATGTTCCGGGTCCGCTGAGCCCGCGCCATGAACAATCGGTCGCCTATTTCCAGCACAAGGTGTTGGAAACACTCACCGACTCACGCGAGGCAGCCGAGTAA